GGATGGTCGCGGGCATGATCGCCGGAGGATTGCCCGCATTGTTTAGCAGTCTGTCAAAGTACCGCACAGCTTGTTTCGTGGCGGCAGGTTTTGGATTGTCCGTTCTCGCGAGAGTGCTCGTAGAGACAATCCAGGATCCCACGAACCACAATCTGTGGCCTTTCGAGTTTGTGATTGGTGCCGCTGTCGGACTGGTCTCCGGCTTCGCAGGGAGTTACCTGGTCTCCCTGGTAAGAATCAAGTAGAATTGAAAAAGGCCTGAACGCTTCTTCCCACTTCCCTGAGGAGGTCAAGTCATGTTCCCTGACGAAAAAGTTAACTCCGGCTCCGGTTATCTGAATCGCCGAAACTTCCTCAAGACAGGCTTGACGGGCGGAATAGCCATCGCAGCGTTCCCGCAGGAGGCCGGAGCAAAGGAAATCTCCCCCTCTCCCCTCTCTTCTCCTGAAATCAAGTCCTTCGAATTGGACGAGGTCACAGTCGCAGAGCTGCAGAAAGGAATGAGTACCGGAAAATACACCGCCCACATAATCACGCAAAAATACCTGGCCCGCATCGCAGCAATCGACAAAAAGGGCCCCGCTCTCAACAGCATAATCGAGCTCAACCCCGATGCGCTGAAGATTGCCGATGAACTCGACAAGGAGCGAAAGGCAAAAGGACCGCGCGGACCGATGCACGGCATACCCGTCCTCATCAAGGATAACATCGACACTGCCGACCGGATGTCGACAACAGCCGGATCGCTCGCGCTGGTCGGCTCGAAACCTCCGGCTGACTCCTTTCTCGTCCAGCGACTGCGTGCGGCAGGCGCAATTATCCTCGGCAAAACAAACCTCAGCGAATGGGCAAACATACGGGCAAGCCGCTCCACCAGCGGATGGAGCGGACGTGGCGGCTTGACGAGGAACCCGTACGCTCTCGACCGCAATTGCTCCGGATCAAGTTCGGGAACCGGGGCGGCCGTTGCTGCAAACCTCTGTGCGGTGGGGATCGGGACGGAAACAGATGGATCCGTCGTCAGTCCTTCGTCGATCAATGGTATCGTCGGTATCAAACCGACGGTCGGACTTGTGAGCAGGTCGGGCATCATCCCCATCTCTCATACACAGGACACTGCAGGTCCGATGACACGAACTGTCAGTGACGCGGCGGCACTTCTGAGCGCAATGGCGGCCATTGATCCGCAGGATAACGCGACGTCGGAGAGCCGGGGGAAATCGTTCGCGGACTATACACAATTCCTTGACTCAAAAGGGCTTCAAGGGGCGAGGCTCGGCGTCGTGAGACGGTACTTTGGATTCCACGATGATGTCGATGCGCTGATGAATGATGCCTTCGAGGCGATGAAAAAGAGCGGTGCGGTCATCATAGATCCGGCAGACATTGATGCTCTCGGACAGCTGGGTAAGGCAGAAGGAACCGTTCTTCAGTACGATCTCAAGGCCGATCTGAACGCGTATCTTGCACGCCTCGGCCCGAACGCTCCGGTGCATTCGCTCAAGGAGATCATCGAATTCAACGGGCGGAATAGGAAGACCGAACTTGCATACTTTGGTCAGGATACCTTCATAAAAGCAGAAGCACGCGGACCGCTCACCGACAAGGAGTACATAGATGCTCGCGAAAAAAACCTCCGTCTGTCCAGGGCAGAAGGGATCGATGCAATCATGGACAAGTACAAACTCGATGCCCTGCTCGCGCCAACCGAGGGTCCGGCATGGGTCAGCGATCTTGTGACGGGCGATCATTTTCTGTGCAGCAGCTCAACGGCCGCCGCGGTAGCGGGGTATCCGCACATCACAGTTCCCGCGGGGTTCGTATTCGGACTTCCCGTCGGGATTTCCTTCTTCGGGCGGGCGTGGAGCGAGCCTACACTGATCAAACTTGCCTACGCGTTCGAGCAGGCCACGAAGCATCGCAAGCCGCCCCGTTTTATGCCTACGGCCGATACACGTGTATGATCAGAATCCGACGATAATTCTTGGAGAGATGTGAAGGTTGCTTCAGTCAGTCTGGTTCAACGACGGCCCGCGTGTCAGACTGATAGCCGACCGGAGCAAGGAAGGAGAGAGTGACAGCAGAGCGACCCCGAAGCGGCGGAGCGGAGTCGAAAGCACGATGCGCTGCAATGCGGCTGCGGCGCGTATGCGAGAATTGAACATGAGCTCCCATCGCCTGCGATACTCCGCCTCCAGAGCACGCTCATCGGGAGTTGAACTGCGGGCATCCAGAAAAAGCCGCCCCAGCATATGAGCACTTTGCATCGCCATGCTGATGCCATCACCTGCCAGCGGCGAAATCACCCTGCCTGCATCGCCTATCATGAAGATTCCGTTCTCAACGAGATTTCGCGCACCGAAAAAGATGTTGCCTGTCCCATAGACTTGTGCACGTTCTGCCGTCGCAATTCCAGACCCGCCCATGACATCAGCAAAGTGCGGGTTTGCCCTCATCAGTTCACGCAGGCGTGCCCGAGGCGGAACATCGTCGCCCGATCGCCGCTCAAGGAAACAAATCGTTGCGAATCCGTTTCCAACATGGTTGACTCCGCAATACATCCCGGGCCCGGCGAAAATCCGAATCTCGTCCTCATCTATTCCGACCAACGCTTCCGACGGCACGTGAAACTTCATGCCGTTCATCTGTGTGCGTGCTCCTGCACACTGTCGACCCAACCGCTTGTCAAGCGGAGAAGTCTTTCCGTACGCGCATATACACCACCGTGAGTAAAGTATCAATGGTGCGCCGTCCATTCGACAATGAATCTCGAAACCATCCGCACTCCGAAGAATGTCATCCGCTTCAGCCGGCTGTAGCAGCTTCACTCCGTTCCTGGCTGCCGTGTTCAACAGAAGCTCATCGAACGCCCCACGCTTCATGCCATATCCCGCAAAACCGAGCAGTTCGGAGAACATCGGTCCCCGATCTGGACATAGCGTGAACCTCGAGATCCGAGCCGGGCCGAGTGAAAGGAATTCACTCTCGATGCCAAGGTCGCGGGTTATGCCGACCACCTCGTGTGAGAGGAATTCGCCACAAAGGATCTCGCGTGGAAATGTCCGGCGTTCCACCAGGCAGACGGAATAGCCCGCTCGTGCCAACTGGAGTGCCACAGTTGCCCCGGCCGGCCCGCCTCCAATAACCACGCAGTCATACCTGTTTTCGGCCATGGCGATCTTCGGGGAATGAAATGGAAACCAGCCAGCGGAACGCCCAATGGCGCGTGATGGTCACCGATCCGTGTCTGGAAGCAATTTCGGATAGTTCCTTCTTCAAAAAGCCGCGTCGGACGGATAGCGGCCCATCGTGTCGCACCATCGAACTGCGTGAAAACAGGGACGTCAGAAGCGTGATGCCGAGGAATGCCCAGACCGATCTTCGCAGATCATTGATGACGATGCCCACTCGGGCCACTCGTGACCATTCGGCGAACAACCCGTCAAGTTCAGGCTCAGTAAAATGATGACAAAACAGAGCGGCGTGGACGATATCGAATGAACGATCGCAGAACGGCAGTCGGAGCGCCGACGCGTTAACCACGCTCATCGGCGAGATCCGTGGCCGGGAAGATTGGCAGGCGCGGAAATTCAGATCAAGGGCTGTAACGTGGAACGGTCGTCCGAGCTCGCGCAACGCGTGAACAAGGTCCGAGCCTCCCGCTCCACAGTCGAGGATTTGGAGCGGACGATCAATCGGTATTGCCTCGGTTGCTCGTCTGATGCCCGACGTGGAAACCCGGTCGCCACCGAGCAAACGATTGATCACACTCAATTCCGCCAGGGCAGCGTCGATCCGTTCGTCGTTGATCGACATATCGTCCATGATTTCCCTGGACGTGCTGCGTGGACCCAGCATCAAATCCCTTTCAGGAAGGCCAGTTCCATGGACAGCCCGGGACCGAACGCAATCGCGCAGAGCCACTCATCCTTTTGCAGTCGCGTACGGGAAAAGAGTTCTTTCAGGACAAAGAGAATTGACGCGGACGACATGTTGCCGTACCGACGAAGAACGGCACGGGACGGATCAGTTTGCTCATCGGTCAGACGAAGTCCGTTCTGAAGCGAGTCAATGATCGCACGCCCGCCGGGATGCAGGGCCCAGTGACGGATACGCTCCGGCTCGAGCCCCATGCGCCCGATTACCTGTCTGGCTACCGGCACTGCTTGTTGGAGAATGATCTCCGGCAATTCCGAAGAGAGCATCATCTCAAATCCGGTATTCCCGATTTCCCATCCCATCAGTTGCGCTGATGCAGGGAATATGTGCGAAGAGGTTCCAACCAGGCGGGCTTTAGCCTGAACGTCGTGCGAGGCGGAAAACAGCGCAGCTCCGCAACCGTCAGCGAAAATCATGTTGGCCAAAATATTGTCGCGTGTCGGCTCTGTTTGCAGATGGAGCGAGCAAAGCTCGACGGAGACAAGCAGTGTTGTACGTTCCGCAGCGCCGGCCCCGCGCAATGACTCAAACACGGATGTAAAACCGACAAGCGCCGCGGCACACCCCATGAAACCGATATGCGTGCGTTGAACATCGGGCGGAAGACCAAGCGTTGTGATAAGATGATGATCGAAGTTCGGTGCAGAAAATCCGGTGCACGAAACCGTGATCAGCCGGCTGATCGACGATGGCGCATAGCCGGTCGATACAAGGAGATCAGTCACCGCGGCAACCGAAAGCGTATTTGCCCATTGTTTGTACAGTTGCATGCGCTCCCTTGTACCCGGCGCTGGTGCGGCCGGATCCGTGGAATAGAAGCGGGTGGCGGCGGACGGATCTGCATCCGGAACGACAACGGCGCGGGTTTCGATGCCCGAACGGGCAGCGGCAGCGTCGATCATGCGCGCGACCGCGGGCCGTTCGCCCATTCGGCGTTTTAGTTCTTCGGCGGCTCGTTGCTGGGAGACAATGTAGGGGGGTGAAGTTGTGGCAATCTGTATGAGCACGCGGTCCCTCCGTCCTTTCTGACGATGGACCAATGTAAAGAATAGCGATGTGAGTCTCAAGCGGCTTGAGCGCTGCAGAGAATTTCCGTACTATTCTGCGTCATTGCCCGCCTGCTCAAA
Above is a window of Ignavibacteriales bacterium DNA encoding:
- a CDS encoding amidase — encoded protein: MFPDEKVNSGSGYLNRRNFLKTGLTGGIAIAAFPQEAGAKEISPSPLSSPEIKSFELDEVTVAELQKGMSTGKYTAHIITQKYLARIAAIDKKGPALNSIIELNPDALKIADELDKERKAKGPRGPMHGIPVLIKDNIDTADRMSTTAGSLALVGSKPPADSFLVQRLRAAGAIILGKTNLSEWANIRASRSTSGWSGRGGLTRNPYALDRNCSGSSSGTGAAVAANLCAVGIGTETDGSVVSPSSINGIVGIKPTVGLVSRSGIIPISHTQDTAGPMTRTVSDAAALLSAMAAIDPQDNATSESRGKSFADYTQFLDSKGLQGARLGVVRRYFGFHDDVDALMNDAFEAMKKSGAVIIDPADIDALGQLGKAEGTVLQYDLKADLNAYLARLGPNAPVHSLKEIIEFNGRNRKTELAYFGQDTFIKAEARGPLTDKEYIDAREKNLRLSRAEGIDAIMDKYKLDALLAPTEGPAWVSDLVTGDHFLCSSSTAAAVAGYPHITVPAGFVFGLPVGISFFGRAWSEPTLIKLAYAFEQATKHRKPPRFMPTADTRV
- a CDS encoding NAD(P)/FAD-dependent oxidoreductase, whose product is MAENRYDCVVIGGGPAGATVALQLARAGYSVCLVERRTFPREILCGEFLSHEVVGITRDLGIESEFLSLGPARISRFTLCPDRGPMFSELLGFAGYGMKRGAFDELLLNTAARNGVKLLQPAEADDILRSADGFEIHCRMDGAPLILYSRWCICAYGKTSPLDKRLGRQCAGARTQMNGMKFHVPSEALVGIDEDEIRIFAGPGMYCGVNHVGNGFATICFLERRSGDDVPPRARLRELMRANPHFADVMGGSGIATAERAQVYGTGNIFFGARNLVENGIFMIGDAGRVISPLAGDGISMAMQSAHMLGRLFLDARSSTPDERALEAEYRRRWELMFNSRIRAAAALQRIVLSTPLRRFGVALLSLSPSLLRSAISLTRGPSLNQTD
- a CDS encoding methyltransferase domain-containing protein is translated as MLGPRSTSREIMDDMSINDERIDAALAELSVINRLLGGDRVSTSGIRRATEAIPIDRPLQILDCGAGGSDLVHALRELGRPFHVTALDLNFRACQSSRPRISPMSVVNASALRLPFCDRSFDIVHAALFCHHFTEPELDGLFAEWSRVARVGIVINDLRRSVWAFLGITLLTSLFSRSSMVRHDGPLSVRRGFLKKELSEIASRHGSVTITRHWAFRWLVSISFPEDRHGRKQV
- a CDS encoding type III polyketide synthase, which encodes MVHRQKGRRDRVLIQIATTSPPYIVSQQRAAEELKRRMGERPAVARMIDAAAARSGIETRAVVVPDADPSAATRFYSTDPAAPAPGTRERMQLYKQWANTLSVAAVTDLLVSTGYAPSSISRLITVSCTGFSAPNFDHHLITTLGLPPDVQRTHIGFMGCAAALVGFTSVFESLRGAGAAERTTLLVSVELCSLHLQTEPTRDNILANMIFADGCGAALFSASHDVQAKARLVGTSSHIFPASAQLMGWEIGNTGFEMMLSSELPEIILQQAVPVARQVIGRMGLEPERIRHWALHPGGRAIIDSLQNGLRLTDEQTDPSRAVLRRYGNMSSASILFVLKELFSRTRLQKDEWLCAIAFGPGLSMELAFLKGI